Proteins found in one Hoplias malabaricus isolate fHopMal1 chromosome 17, fHopMal1.hap1, whole genome shotgun sequence genomic segment:
- the exoc3l1 gene encoding exocyst complex component 3-like protein isoform X1 — translation MSNRGENGCESHEDVWPELERAECLARGAALKWASGVFCRPENLERLGYYRKRESQRTASINSRLKSVLQSYLEGVDWGLGQLREARAELREASHAMHKVRLDCSQNAEAILTLDTLREVSTSHSQLLAAVSNLPRLCSVRSMVLETERLVESRRLLEAHARLMELERWQDEVLLQLRGFGGSAGTTLSPEDDKLVQNYFSGVGRLVEALAKELWAVVGSGLTLSLQNPTPFVSAVRIVEREEALDQIFLEERRSMPGTHSRPLPPGRPRCWRERFFKVLEETVASRFRSASYLHTRGPGLAGHLSALQHSIMNDLSTVRNLLEQCVPPHYQLTKAYLHACHRCLQTHLSQIIGWELQSGEIFAVLNWVLHIYNSSEMMGDPALAAYLDLEELGPLISQEGLEQLQNKYVQSVRKSVSEWMQKALEVELTDWQRDQEPDIDHEGCYHTSLPTIITQMLEENARVALMISESLRDQTIQMGLYEMENLLARFRDAIVEFGKEHRKDPTTNNKFYLHYLLACISNCIILKMSTEGLHQQVGCRASVRFSRMPPGPLAALDRAVKKACRLVMDRLLLDLQPLLQGLLSHSWLTHGDVIPKVCSVLELHCQLYSRVRPPCRQCLQEECQRLTVVEYVRVLMQRKMICRSEEERQQLAQQMAHDAQQLREHFQSMEVDSTVNEVNPTALIPVLADLIKLKDTGLLTLEVSGLIAKYPDISEEHVCALLDVRGDVPRDVRVTVLCLLEQSAPPLPSGYRPIFPDILVPPPSMPFCLPTAKCA, via the exons ATGTCCAACAGAGGAGAGAATGGCTGTGAGAGTCATGAAG ATGTGTGGCCAGAGCTGGAACGAGCTGAGTGTTTGGCAAGGGGAGCCGCTCTCAAATGGGCCTCAGGTGTGTTCTGTAGGCCGGAGAACCTGGAGAGGCTGGGATACTACAGGAAACGGGAGAGTCAGAGAACCGCATCCATCAATTCCAGACTAAAG TCGGTATTGCAGTCGTATCTGGAAGGGGTGGACTGGGGACTGGGGCAGCTGCGCGAGGCACGTGCAGAGCTCAGAGAAGCATCACACGCCATGCACAAAGTGAGACTGGACTGCAGTCAGAACGCGGAGGCCATCCTCACCCTGGACACGCTGAGAGAGGTCTCCACCAGTCACTCCCAGCTCCTGGCTGCCGTTAGCAACCTGCCCCGCCTCTGCTCAG TGCGGAGTATGGTGCTGGAAACAGAGCGTCTGGTGGAGTCTCGTCGGCTGCTGGAGGCTCATGCTCGGCTCATGGAGCTGGAGAGATGGCAGGATGAAGTGCTGCTACAGCTCCGTGGTTTTGGGGGCTCAGCTGGCACCACCCTGAGCCCGGAGGATGACAAACTGGTGCAGAACTATTTCTCCGGAGTGGGACGCTTGGTGGAGGCTTTGGCCAAAGAACTATGGGCAGTGGTGGGCAGTGGACTGACCCTGTCCCTCCAGAATCCCACCCCGTTTGTGTCGGCAGTGCGTATCGTGGAGCGCGAGGAGGCTTTGGATCAGATCTTTCTTGAGGAACGGAGGAGTATGCCTGGAACACACAGCAGGCCTCTGCCCCCTGGAAGACCCCGCTGCTGGAGAGAGCGCTTCTTTAAG GTGCTGGAGGAGACAGTTGCATCACGTTTCCGCAGTGCGTCCTACCTGCACACGCGTGGCCCTGGACTGGCTGGCCATCTTTCTGCTCTTCAGCACAGCATTATGAATGACCTGTCCACTGTGCGGAACCTGCTGGAGCAGTGTGTGCCTCCTCATTATCAGCTGACCAAAGCTTACCTGCATGCCTGCCACCGCTGTCTGCAAACCCATCTGAGCCAGATCATCGGCTGGGAGCTGCAGAGCGGGGAAATTTTTGCTGTGCTCAACTGGGTCCTGCACATCTACAACAG CTCAGAGATGATGGGTGACCCGGCCCTTGCTGCTTATTTGGATCTGGAAGAACTGGGGCCTTTAATATCTCAGGAgggtctggagcagctgcagaaCAAATATGTTCAGAGTGTTCGG AAAAGCGTCTCAGAATGGATGCAGAAGGCACTCGAAGTGGAGTTGACCGACTGGCAGAGGGATCAGGAGCCTGATATTGACCATGAAGGGTGTTACCACACCAGCCTCCCTACAATCATCACTCAG ATGCTGGAGGAGAACGCTCGCGTGGCTCTGATGATCAGTGAAAGTCTGCGGGATCAGACGATCCAGATGGGTCTATACGAGATGGAAAACCTCCTCGCTAG ATTTCGAGATGCCATTGTTGAGTTTGGCAAAGAGCATCGCAAGGATCCCACGACAAACAACAAGTTCTACCTCCATTACCTTCTGGCCTGCATCAGCAACTGCATCATCCTCAA GATGTCCACAGAGGGCTTGCATCAGCAGGTGGGTTGTCGGGCATCAGTGCGCTTCTCCCGGATGCCCCCTGGGCCGCTGGCCGCTCTGGACCGGGCTGTGAAGAAAGCCTGTCGGCTGGTGATGGATCGGCTGCTACTGGACCTGCAGCCTCTGCTGCAGGggcttctctctcactcctggCTAACACATGGAGATGTCATCCCTAAAGTGTGCAGCGTTCTGGAGCTCCACTGTCAGCTCTACAGCCGCGTACGCCCCCCCTGTCGACAG tgtctGCAGGAGGAGTGTCAGAGGCTGACAGTGGTGGAGTATGTGCGTGTGCTGATGCAGCGAAAGATGATCTGCCGGAGCGAGGAGGAGAGGCAGCAGCTTGCCCAGCAGATGGCCCACGATGCTCAGCAACTGAGAGAACATTTCCAGAGCATG gaGGTTGACAGCACTGTAAATGAAGTCAACCCCACAGCTCTCATACCTGTGCTGGCAGATTTAATTAAACTAAAAGACACTGGGCTGCTGACCCTTGAGGTTTCCGGACTCATAGCCAAATATCCTGATATCAG TGAGGAGCATGTGTGTGCCCTGCTGGACGTGAGAGGGGACGTTCCCCGAGACGTTCGCGTGACGGTGTTGTGTTTACTGGAACAGAGTGCTCCGCCGCTGCCGTCCGGTTACCGCCCAATCTTCCCTGACATTCTTGTACCTCCTCCCAGCATGCCGTTCTGCCTGCCAACTGCCAAATGTGCCTGA
- the exoc3l1 gene encoding exocyst complex component 3-like protein isoform X2, which yields MHKVRLDCSQNAEAILTLDTLREVSTSHSQLLAAVSNLPRLCSVRSMVLETERLVESRRLLEAHARLMELERWQDEVLLQLRGFGGSAGTTLSPEDDKLVQNYFSGVGRLVEALAKELWAVVGSGLTLSLQNPTPFVSAVRIVEREEALDQIFLEERRSMPGTHSRPLPPGRPRCWRERFFKVLEETVASRFRSASYLHTRGPGLAGHLSALQHSIMNDLSTVRNLLEQCVPPHYQLTKAYLHACHRCLQTHLSQIIGWELQSGEIFAVLNWVLHIYNSSEMMGDPALAAYLDLEELGPLISQEGLEQLQNKYVQSVRKSVSEWMQKALEVELTDWQRDQEPDIDHEGCYHTSLPTIITQMLEENARVALMISESLRDQTIQMGLYEMENLLARFRDAIVEFGKEHRKDPTTNNKFYLHYLLACISNCIILKMSTEGLHQQVGCRASVRFSRMPPGPLAALDRAVKKACRLVMDRLLLDLQPLLQGLLSHSWLTHGDVIPKVCSVLELHCQLYSRVRPPCRQCLQEECQRLTVVEYVRVLMQRKMICRSEEERQQLAQQMAHDAQQLREHFQSMEVDSTVNEVNPTALIPVLADLIKLKDTGLLTLEVSGLIAKYPDISEEHVCALLDVRGDVPRDVRVTVLCLLEQSAPPLPSGYRPIFPDILVPPPSMPFCLPTAKCA from the exons ATGCACAAAGTGAGACTGGACTGCAGTCAGAACGCGGAGGCCATCCTCACCCTGGACACGCTGAGAGAGGTCTCCACCAGTCACTCCCAGCTCCTGGCTGCCGTTAGCAACCTGCCCCGCCTCTGCTCAG TGCGGAGTATGGTGCTGGAAACAGAGCGTCTGGTGGAGTCTCGTCGGCTGCTGGAGGCTCATGCTCGGCTCATGGAGCTGGAGAGATGGCAGGATGAAGTGCTGCTACAGCTCCGTGGTTTTGGGGGCTCAGCTGGCACCACCCTGAGCCCGGAGGATGACAAACTGGTGCAGAACTATTTCTCCGGAGTGGGACGCTTGGTGGAGGCTTTGGCCAAAGAACTATGGGCAGTGGTGGGCAGTGGACTGACCCTGTCCCTCCAGAATCCCACCCCGTTTGTGTCGGCAGTGCGTATCGTGGAGCGCGAGGAGGCTTTGGATCAGATCTTTCTTGAGGAACGGAGGAGTATGCCTGGAACACACAGCAGGCCTCTGCCCCCTGGAAGACCCCGCTGCTGGAGAGAGCGCTTCTTTAAG GTGCTGGAGGAGACAGTTGCATCACGTTTCCGCAGTGCGTCCTACCTGCACACGCGTGGCCCTGGACTGGCTGGCCATCTTTCTGCTCTTCAGCACAGCATTATGAATGACCTGTCCACTGTGCGGAACCTGCTGGAGCAGTGTGTGCCTCCTCATTATCAGCTGACCAAAGCTTACCTGCATGCCTGCCACCGCTGTCTGCAAACCCATCTGAGCCAGATCATCGGCTGGGAGCTGCAGAGCGGGGAAATTTTTGCTGTGCTCAACTGGGTCCTGCACATCTACAACAG CTCAGAGATGATGGGTGACCCGGCCCTTGCTGCTTATTTGGATCTGGAAGAACTGGGGCCTTTAATATCTCAGGAgggtctggagcagctgcagaaCAAATATGTTCAGAGTGTTCGG AAAAGCGTCTCAGAATGGATGCAGAAGGCACTCGAAGTGGAGTTGACCGACTGGCAGAGGGATCAGGAGCCTGATATTGACCATGAAGGGTGTTACCACACCAGCCTCCCTACAATCATCACTCAG ATGCTGGAGGAGAACGCTCGCGTGGCTCTGATGATCAGTGAAAGTCTGCGGGATCAGACGATCCAGATGGGTCTATACGAGATGGAAAACCTCCTCGCTAG ATTTCGAGATGCCATTGTTGAGTTTGGCAAAGAGCATCGCAAGGATCCCACGACAAACAACAAGTTCTACCTCCATTACCTTCTGGCCTGCATCAGCAACTGCATCATCCTCAA GATGTCCACAGAGGGCTTGCATCAGCAGGTGGGTTGTCGGGCATCAGTGCGCTTCTCCCGGATGCCCCCTGGGCCGCTGGCCGCTCTGGACCGGGCTGTGAAGAAAGCCTGTCGGCTGGTGATGGATCGGCTGCTACTGGACCTGCAGCCTCTGCTGCAGGggcttctctctcactcctggCTAACACATGGAGATGTCATCCCTAAAGTGTGCAGCGTTCTGGAGCTCCACTGTCAGCTCTACAGCCGCGTACGCCCCCCCTGTCGACAG tgtctGCAGGAGGAGTGTCAGAGGCTGACAGTGGTGGAGTATGTGCGTGTGCTGATGCAGCGAAAGATGATCTGCCGGAGCGAGGAGGAGAGGCAGCAGCTTGCCCAGCAGATGGCCCACGATGCTCAGCAACTGAGAGAACATTTCCAGAGCATG gaGGTTGACAGCACTGTAAATGAAGTCAACCCCACAGCTCTCATACCTGTGCTGGCAGATTTAATTAAACTAAAAGACACTGGGCTGCTGACCCTTGAGGTTTCCGGACTCATAGCCAAATATCCTGATATCAG TGAGGAGCATGTGTGTGCCCTGCTGGACGTGAGAGGGGACGTTCCCCGAGACGTTCGCGTGACGGTGTTGTGTTTACTGGAACAGAGTGCTCCGCCGCTGCCGTCCGGTTACCGCCCAATCTTCCCTGACATTCTTGTACCTCCTCCCAGCATGCCGTTCTGCCTGCCAACTGCCAAATGTGCCTGA